DNA sequence from the Cronobacter turicensis z3032 genome:
TGCGTGATGGCTGTACCACGGGTTGTGATGGTTATCGATATGCAGAACGGCGTTTTCGCCACGCCGCGTTTTGACCGCGAAGGGCGCGTCGCCCGCATCAATCAGCTGATGGCGGGCGCGGAGCAGGTCATCATTATTCAGCATACGGAGCCGGGCGGGCTGGAAGAAGACTCGCCGGGGTTTGCGTTTCTGCCAGAGCTTAACGTGCCGCAGAACGCTTTACGCGTGACCAAAACCGCCTGCGACGCCTTTTACCGCACGCCCCTTGAAGCGCTGCTGCGCGAGCGCCATATTGACGCTTTTGTGGTATGCGGCTGCGCCAGCGACTACTGCGTAGATACCACCATCAAACAGGCGGCGAGCCGCGGCTTTCAGCTGACCATCGCCCGCGACGCCCATACCACCGCCGATCGCAGCGCCGCGACCGCGCCGGTGCTTATCGATCACTATAACGCGGTGTGGAGCACACTGACGGTGCCGGACAACCCGCTGCGCGTCGTGGCTACCGACGATATTTTGCGCGCCTGGCAGGCGAACTAAACGGCACGGGGTTTGTCTCAACACGTCGCAGAGGGCTGGCGCGCCGTTACACGTCCGGAAACACTCCGGGCGGCGCCGTCGTCGTCTGCGGCGTTACACTCAAGACCCCCTGCCGCGAGGGCAGGACACAAGCCATACAGCAACAGCAAAAACAAAAATATTTGCAGGAGTGATTGATGTTTAAATCCTTTTTTCCTCGTCCCGGCGCCTTTTTTCTTTCGGCGCTGATCTGGGCGATGATTGCCGTCGTCGTCTGGCAGATGAGCGGCGGCTGGCTCGCCGAACGGTTTGGCGTGGCGGGCGAACTGCCCATCAGCGCGGCCCGTTTCTGGTCGGGCAATTTTATCCTTTTCTACGCTTACTACGCGCTTTGCGTGGGGCTGTTCGCCGCCTTCTGGCGCGTCTATTGCCCGCACCGCTGGCAGCGCTGGTCAGTGCTGGGTTCGGCGCTGCTGATCTTCGTCACCTGGTTTATGGTGGAGCTGAGCGTCGCCATTAACGCCTGGTATGCGCCGTTCTTCGATCTGATCCAGACTGCGCTCGGCGCGCCCAATAAAGTCAAAATCGGCCAGCTCTATAGCGGCATCATGGTGTTTCTGGGCATTGCGCTTATTTACGTCACGGTCGGCGTGATGAATAACTTCTTTATCAGCCACTATATTTTCCGCTGGCGCACCGCCATGAACGAATACTACATGGCGCACTGGCAGCATCTGCGCCATATCGAAGGCGCCGCGCAGCGTGTGCAGGAAGACACTATGCGTTTCGCCTCCACGCTTGAGGATATGGGCGTGTCGCTGCTGAAAGCCGTGATGACGCTGATTGCCTTCCTGCCTGTGCTGGTGGCGCTCTCGCCGCACGTGAAAGAACTGCCGATCGTGGGCGAAGTGCCTTACGGGCTGGTGATCGCCGCGATCGTCTGGGCGCTGATGGGCACCGGCCTGCTGGCGCTGGTCGGGATCAAACTGCCGGGCCTGGAGTTTCGCAACCAGCGCGTTGAGGCGGCCTATCGTAAAGAGCTGGTTTACGGCGAAGACGATCCGACGCGCGCCGATCCGCAAACGGTGCAGGCGCTGTTCAGCAACGTGCGCTACAACTATTTCCGGCTCTACTTCCATTACACCTATTTCAACATCGCCCGCATTCTCTACCTGCAGGTGGATGCGATTTTCGGCCTGTTTTTGATGTTCCCGTCGATTGCGGCCGGGTCGATTACGCTGGGGTTGATGTCGCAGATTGGTAACGTGTTTGGCGAAGTGCGCGGCGCATTCCAGTATCTGATTAGCTCCTGGACCACACTCGTGGAACTGATGTCTATCTACAAACGTCTGCGCAGCTTTGAGCGTACGCTGAACGATAAACCCGACCTCGAACCTGAAACGCAGGAAGCGCTGTAAGGACGTTTTGCCGCTGCGTCTTCGGAGCGATCCGCTTTTCGCGGCGGCAAAAACGTGGCAGGGTAAACGCCCTGAACCCCGCCAGACAGGATTATCATGGCCGCCACGTTTGTCTTGCCCGCCCGCTTTCGTCCTCTTACGCTCGTCGCGCTGCTGACGCTCGCGGGCTGTACCAGCCAGACCACGACCACCGAAAAGGGCGCGAAACCGCTCGACGTGCGCGCCGTGGTAAAGCAAAAAATGCCGGCGAGCGTGAAAGACCGCGACGGCTGGGCGCGTGACATCGCCCGCGCGTTTGAGACGCAGAAAATCCCGGCGACCGAAGAGAACATCTGTTCGGTGCTGGCGGTGGCGGAGCAGGAATCGAATTACCAGTCCGACCCGCAGGTGCCGGGGCTTGGCAATATCGCCTGGAAGGAGATTGAGCGCCGCGCCGGTAAGCTGCACATTCCCGCCTTTGTGGTGCGCACCGCGCTCCTCATCAAATCGCCCAACGGCAAAAGCTACAGCGAGCGGCTCGATAACGTGAAATCTGAGCGCGAGCTGAGCGCGATTTTCGATGATTTTATCGGCATGGTGCCGCTCGGCCAGACGCTGTTTGGCAACTTAAATCCGGTACACACCGGCGGGCCGATGCAGGTCAGCATCGCGTTTGCCGAGCAGCACGAACGCGGCTATCCGTATGACATTGACGGCACGCTGCGCCAGGAGGTCTTTACGCGTCGCGGCGGGTTGTGGTTTGGCATTTATCATCTGCTGAACTATCCGGTCGATTATTCGCGCCCGCTCTATCGCTTCGCAGATTTCAACGCGGGCTGGTATGCGAGCCGCAACGCGGCGTTTCAGAATGCGGTCAGTAAAGCGAGCGGCGTGAAGCTGGCACTTGATGGCGATTTGATTCGC
Encoded proteins:
- the sbmA gene encoding Protein sbmA, encoding MFKSFFPRPGAFFLSALIWAMIAVVVWQMSGGWLAERFGVAGELPISAARFWSGNFILFYAYYALCVGLFAAFWRVYCPHRWQRWSVLGSALLIFVTWFMVELSVAINAWYAPFFDLIQTALGAPNKVKIGQLYSGIMVFLGIALIYVTVGVMNNFFISHYIFRWRTAMNEYYMAHWQHLRHIEGAAQRVQEDTMRFASTLEDMGVSLLKAVMTLIAFLPVLVALSPHVKELPIVGEVPYGLVIAAIVWALMGTGLLALVGIKLPGLEFRNQRVEAAYRKELVYGEDDPTRADPQTVQALFSNVRYNYFRLYFHYTYFNIARILYLQVDAIFGLFLMFPSIAAGSITLGLMSQIGNVFGEVRGAFQYLISSWTTLVELMSIYKRLRSFERTLNDKPDLEPETQEAL
- the yaiW gene encoding Uncharacterized protein yaiW; translated protein: MPARFRPLTLVALLTLAGCTSQTTTTEKGAKPLDVRAVVKQKMPASVKDRDGWARDIARAFETQKIPATEENICSVLAVAEQESNYQSDPQVPGLGNIAWKEIERRAGKLHIPAFVVRTALLIKSPNGKSYSERLDNVKSERELSAIFDDFIGMVPLGQTLFGNLNPVHTGGPMQVSIAFAEQHERGYPYDIDGTLRQEVFTRRGGLWFGIYHLLNYPVDYSRPLYRFADFNAGWYASRNAAFQNAVSKASGVKLALDGDLIRYDSNEPGATENAVRKLADRLDMSESEIHRALAKGDSEDFSDSALYKKVFALADKRAGRALPRELLPGIQLESPKITRKLTTAWFAKRVDDRRARCMSKG